One genomic window of Methanosarcina acetivorans C2A includes the following:
- a CDS encoding GNAT family N-acetyltransferase translates to MIDMFPMEKGEEQETYELIVRVFHKYVAPVYSENGVARFLGMLSPEGLSEMNNGKNSFVIVARDQSKIIGMISVINDSHIALFFVSPRYQGKGIGKNILDEAIKNCLNRNPELSAVTVSSSPNSKSFYEEAGFEVIGNEINEEGLRFTPMRKLLRQ, encoded by the coding sequence ATGATTGATATGTTTCCAATGGAAAAAGGTGAAGAACAGGAAACTTACGAACTTATCGTGCGTGTCTTTCATAAGTATGTTGCTCCTGTTTATTCGGAAAACGGCGTTGCCAGGTTCCTTGGTATGCTTTCACCAGAAGGGTTGAGTGAGATGAACAATGGGAAAAATTCCTTTGTCATTGTAGCCAGGGACCAATCCAAGATAATTGGAATGATATCGGTAATTAATGATAGTCACATAGCCTTATTTTTTGTGAGCCCACGCTATCAGGGAAAAGGTATCGGTAAAAACATCCTCGATGAGGCAATTAAAAATTGTTTGAATCGGAACCCCGAATTATCGGCAGTCACCGTAAGTTCATCGCCAAATTCCAAATCGTTTTATGAAGAAGCTGGATTTGAAGTTATCGGAAATGAAATCAACGAGGAAGGCTTGCGCTTTACTCCGATGCGGAAATTGTTACGACAATAA
- a CDS encoding class I SAM-dependent methyltransferase, with protein MIRREKTKINILKRDFSVEKIKNSFSKVAWFYDLWSRFAEEKAVNKALEMSKIKNGEKVLEVAVGTGIMFEHIVKLNPEGENEGIDISDDMLKRAKKRLKDVNNKNYNLNEGNALNLQYQDQYFDVLINNYMLDLFPGEKIDEVLREFNRVLKPGGRLVITSMAFGEKWHNRIWFYIAKYFPYIITYCRPIKLKENIKLSGFELLETEEISQNTFPSEVIKARKTK; from the coding sequence TTGATTAGGAGGGAGAAAACGAAGATTAACATCCTGAAAAGAGATTTTTCAGTTGAAAAAATAAAAAACTCTTTTTCTAAAGTAGCCTGGTTTTATGATTTATGGAGTAGATTTGCAGAGGAAAAAGCCGTTAATAAGGCTTTGGAGATGTCAAAAATAAAAAACGGAGAAAAAGTTCTGGAGGTTGCGGTCGGTACCGGGATAATGTTTGAACATATTGTCAAATTGAATCCTGAGGGAGAAAACGAAGGGATCGATATTTCTGATGATATGCTTAAAAGAGCAAAAAAAAGGTTAAAGGATGTCAATAATAAAAACTATAATCTAAACGAAGGTAATGCCTTAAATTTACAGTATCAGGATCAATATTTTGATGTACTAATCAATAATTATATGCTGGACCTATTTCCAGGAGAAAAAATTGATGAAGTCCTCCGGGAATTTAACAGGGTCTTAAAGCCCGGAGGCAGATTAGTTATAACTTCGATGGCATTTGGAGAAAAATGGCACAACAGGATCTGGTTTTACATTGCCAAATATTTTCCATATATAATAACCTACTGCCGTCCTATTAAATTGAAAGAGAATATAAAATTGAGTGGTTTTGAATTACTTGAAACAGAAGAAATAAGTCAAAACACATTTCCTTCAGAAGTAATAAAGGCCAGAAAAACAAAGTGA
- a CDS encoding CapA family protein: MLIEKIISIFLCGDVMPGRGIDQILPHPGDPEIYEPCMKSAKWYVYIAEAKNGEINKPVDYSYVWGDALKEFDNKKPDLKIINLETSITSSRDYWKHKEVHYKLNPQNIDVIKNVGIDFTSLANNHVLDWGYKGLDETVKTLNDAKIKFAGAGIDKSLAEKIAVFDLKGKGRVLIYSCGSITSGIPNEWSAENNKAGVNLIPDYSIDTVRNIKEKFDAIRGENDISIVSIHWGGNWGYKIPGAHMEFAHNLVDLAGVNIVHGHSSHHPVGIEVYKNRLILYGCGDFINDYEGITDCEMYREDLALMYFAGFDADTGNISKLKIVPMQIKNFRLNYAGHNDAEWTKNILNREGKAFDTEFKLLSDNSVLYPEMISLF; this comes from the coding sequence ATGCTCATAGAAAAAATAATTTCAATTTTCCTATGCGGCGATGTTATGCCCGGAAGGGGGATTGACCAGATTCTGCCTCATCCGGGCGATCCGGAGATTTATGAGCCGTGCATGAAGTCTGCAAAATGGTATGTGTATATTGCAGAAGCCAAAAACGGCGAGATTAATAAACCTGTGGATTATTCATATGTCTGGGGAGATGCATTAAAAGAATTTGACAATAAAAAACCGGATTTAAAGATTATAAACCTTGAAACAAGCATAACATCAAGCAGGGATTACTGGAAACATAAGGAAGTTCATTATAAGTTAAATCCTCAAAATATTGACGTAATAAAGAACGTGGGGATTGATTTTACTTCCCTTGCCAATAATCATGTCCTGGACTGGGGATATAAGGGGCTTGATGAAACCGTTAAAACACTCAACGATGCAAAAATAAAATTTGCAGGCGCAGGAATCGATAAGTCTTTAGCTGAAAAAATTGCCGTATTTGACTTAAAAGGGAAGGGGAGAGTTTTAATATATTCCTGCGGCTCAATTACAAGCGGCATACCGAATGAATGGAGCGCTGAAAACAACAAAGCCGGGGTAAATCTTATTCCCGATTATTCAATAGATACGGTCAGGAATATAAAGGAAAAATTCGACGCAATAAGAGGCGAGAATGATATTTCGATAGTATCAATCCACTGGGGTGGCAACTGGGGCTACAAAATACCCGGGGCTCATATGGAGTTTGCGCATAACCTTGTCGATCTGGCAGGAGTAAACATAGTGCACGGCCATTCATCGCATCATCCAGTAGGCATTGAGGTTTATAAAAATAGATTAATATTATACGGATGCGGTGATTTTATAAATGATTATGAAGGGATAACAGACTGTGAAATGTACAGGGAAGACCTCGCCTTAATGTATTTTGCCGGCTTCGACGCTGATACGGGAAATATAAGCAAACTAAAGATCGTCCCCATGCAGATAAAAAATTTTAGATTAAACTACGCAGGCCATAATGACGCGGAATGGACAAAAAACATTTTAAACAGGGAAGGGAAGGCATTTGATACGGAATTTAAATTACTTAGCGATAATTCTGTGTTGTATCCTGAAATGATTTCGCTTTTTTAA
- a CDS encoding flavodoxin family protein, giving the protein MKIMVITSSPNKEGLTASCGEAAKRGIEKGNGEAVMVRLNDLNILRCEACDQGWGICRQEDRCKLEDDFEKVHEAMGEADGYVVVTPVYWGEMSESAKAFFDRLRRCEAKFSSDERNKIQNKPFICVAAAGGSGNGTLTCLTGMERLFFHLNRRDYKNITKFDYIGVTRRNKSYMLDAIEAGALKMAKGE; this is encoded by the coding sequence ATGAAAATAATGGTTATAACAAGTAGTCCCAACAAAGAAGGTTTAACTGCAAGCTGCGGCGAAGCTGCAAAAAGGGGGATTGAAAAAGGAAACGGCGAAGCAGTAATGGTCCGATTGAACGATTTAAATATTCTCAGGTGCGAGGCCTGTGATCAGGGATGGGGGATCTGCAGGCAGGAAGATAGATGTAAGCTGGAAGATGATTTTGAGAAGGTTCATGAAGCTATGGGTGAAGCTGATGGTTATGTCGTTGTCACTCCCGTATACTGGGGGGAAATGAGCGAATCAGCCAAAGCTTTCTTCGACAGGTTAAGAAGATGCGAAGCGAAATTTTCATCTGATGAAAGGAACAAAATACAGAATAAACCATTCATATGCGTGGCAGCTGCAGGCGGCAGCGGAAATGGCACTCTAACCTGCCTGACCGGCATGGAAAGACTGTTTTTCCACCTGAACAGGAGGGACTATAAAAATATCACAAAATTCGATTATATAGGCGTCACCCGGAGAAATAAAAGTTATATGCTTGACGCAATCGAAGCCGGCGCTTTAAAAATGGCTAAAGGCGAATAA
- a CDS encoding 4Fe-4S double cluster binding domain-containing protein: MKQISSEIRNSLLKEGASLVGFADIRPIPSEARQSMDHAISIGVALNPAIIRRVGLNGPTREYSYDKVRANSLANYLCEFGTKLLTDRGYKAVPLLADDHKKVDKQTVSAPFQHKTAATRAGLGWIGKSALLVTEEYGSALRLSTILTDAVLECGTPIEISKCGECQECTNACPAKAINGTLWDIAKSKEDILKGRNHLINLTNCSRYYSKTNEMLGIVAPARVCGICIAACPKTKRYIGEK, encoded by the coding sequence GTGAAACAAATATCCTCGGAAATTAGGAATTCCCTGCTGAAAGAGGGAGCATCCCTTGTTGGATTTGCCGATATCAGGCCTATCCCGTCAGAGGCACGGCAATCGATGGATCATGCAATCTCCATTGGCGTGGCGCTAAATCCTGCCATTATCCGACGGGTAGGACTAAACGGGCCGACCAGAGAATATTCTTACGATAAAGTACGGGCAAACAGTCTTGCAAACTACCTTTGTGAATTTGGGACGAAACTCCTGACGGACAGAGGATATAAAGCCGTTCCACTTTTGGCGGATGACCACAAGAAAGTCGATAAACAAACAGTGAGTGCTCCATTCCAGCATAAAACAGCGGCGACAAGGGCTGGTCTGGGCTGGATCGGGAAATCGGCGTTGCTTGTCACGGAGGAGTACGGTTCCGCCCTAAGGCTAAGTACCATCCTGACCGATGCCGTACTTGAATGCGGGACCCCGATAGAGATCTCGAAGTGCGGCGAATGCCAGGAATGTACAAACGCTTGTCCGGCAAAAGCAATAAATGGAACACTCTGGGACATCGCAAAGAGCAAAGAGGACATCCTTAAAGGCAGAAATCACCTGATAAATTTAACAAACTGCAGCCGATACTATTCTAAAACTAATGAAATGCTTGGCATAGTAGCGCCGGCAAGAGTGTGTGGCATTTGCATAGCGGCCTGTCCAAAGACCAAGCGTTACATCGGAGAGAAATAG
- a CDS encoding class I SAM-dependent methyltransferase — protein MEAFYDGNPEYEWRRLEIHRIEYETTRRYLDIYLPKKSRILDVGGGPGRYSIYLASQGHNVTLFDLSSKNILLAKAKAEEQGVHLEGFIHGNALELDHHTKGRFDAILCMGPSYHLTDESQRHIVIDKCVNVLKPGGILFVSFISAFAPIIDMMKGYPHMILDEKDRLLDYLKDGTNIVSEENPGFTDAWFENPANIEGIMKKYPLEKLVITAIEGMLSPNEGKINSLPEDCFNAFIELSMKLSTNPMTWGSCEHMLYIGRISKS, from the coding sequence GTGGAAGCATTTTATGATGGTAATCCGGAATATGAATGGCGGAGGCTTGAGATACACCGGATTGAATATGAAACAACACGCAGATATCTGGATATTTACCTGCCCAAAAAATCTAGAATACTCGACGTAGGGGGAGGGCCCGGAAGATATTCCATATATCTGGCTTCACAGGGGCATAATGTTACACTTTTTGACCTTTCTTCAAAGAACATTTTACTTGCAAAGGCAAAAGCTGAAGAGCAAGGCGTACATTTAGAGGGCTTTATTCACGGCAATGCGCTTGAACTTGATCACCACACAAAAGGCCGATTTGATGCAATCCTTTGTATGGGGCCTTCATATCATCTTACTGATGAGAGTCAAAGACATATTGTAATCGATAAGTGCGTAAATGTTCTGAAGCCTGGCGGTATTCTGTTTGTGTCGTTCATTTCCGCATTTGCACCTATAATTGATATGATGAAAGGATACCCGCATATGATTCTGGACGAAAAGGACAGATTATTGGATTACCTGAAGGATGGGACCAATATTGTTTCTGAGGAAAATCCCGGATTCACGGACGCGTGGTTTGAAAATCCGGCAAATATAGAGGGTATTATGAAAAAGTATCCGCTTGAGAAATTAGTTATTACTGCAATAGAGGGGATGTTGTCGCCGAATGAGGGAAAAATAAATAGTCTGCCGGAGGACTGCTTTAATGCATTTATCGAGCTTTCCATGAAACTATCCACAAACCCGATGACATGGGGCAGCTGCGAGCATATGCTCTATATTGGAAGGATAAGTAAGTCCTGA
- a CDS encoding PGF-pre-PGF domain-containing protein, whose translation MKPGVYHETVDITVLELVFKGEGMPEVDGFKEDIPGENPKIAIWGFNITGTGISIDGKYSGGNNIHDNVFRECGIYLGIQEFSEDDIIENNVFNGGETAINYDGDSGLKIRGNKISDANTGIKIDSMHSQNRVKEISGNTVQGCDVGLVLEDYTRVDEIYNNVFNNTENFKISPGPYFDMIPKVQSWNKANLSKDENIIGGPYIGGNYWATPSGDGFSQTHLDTDGDGIAEEEYQISEGNVDYFPLVTPRVEPGEEPEEEQPEYEDNSTEDNSTDVILPGNETNSTDDTTVDSSSNSGGSRKSSGGSSGGGGGGSPEPAKNVEVKELSQVFITNGKAVKFEFKNNATCVVSVDFDAIRNAGKTTTIVEQLKNKSALVPELPAGETYKSFNVWVGNSGYATSKNIEDPGLTFRVEKAWIKDNQVEQDTITLSRYVDEDEHDGKDGAWTELNSTQAGEDDKFLYFSAETPGYGSFAISGAPTLKAPGKQVLELQAENRTVGSVNASEEEDKGAEESNGVGKTLINIGIVTCALVVVIGLALKGAKK comes from the coding sequence GTGAAGCCTGGGGTATACCATGAAACTGTTGATATAACTGTTCTGGAACTTGTGTTCAAAGGCGAAGGGATGCCAGAGGTCGACGGATTCAAAGAAGATATTCCTGGCGAGAATCCAAAAATAGCTATCTGGGGATTCAACATCACCGGAACTGGCATAAGCATTGACGGGAAATACAGTGGAGGGAATAATATTCATGACAATGTATTCCGTGAATGCGGGATATATCTTGGTATACAGGAATTTTCAGAGGATGACATTATTGAAAATAATGTGTTCAACGGTGGAGAAACGGCAATTAATTATGACGGGGATAGTGGTTTAAAAATTCGAGGCAACAAAATATCTGATGCAAATACCGGGATAAAAATTGATTCGATGCACTCTCAAAACCGGGTAAAAGAAATTTCAGGAAACACTGTCCAGGGGTGTGATGTCGGACTGGTCCTGGAAGATTATACCAGAGTTGATGAAATTTATAATAATGTTTTCAACAATACAGAGAATTTCAAAATTAGTCCCGGACCATACTTTGACATGATCCCAAAAGTACAAAGCTGGAATAAAGCCAACCTGTCAAAAGATGAGAACATCATCGGTGGCCCATACATCGGAGGAAACTACTGGGCCACTCCTTCGGGAGATGGTTTTTCTCAAACTCATCTGGATACTGACGGCGACGGGATTGCAGAAGAAGAATACCAGATAAGCGAAGGAAATGTTGATTATTTCCCCCTGGTCACTCCCAGGGTAGAACCCGGGGAAGAACCTGAAGAAGAACAGCCTGAGTATGAGGACAATAGTACTGAAGACAACTCGACTGACGTTATCCTGCCAGGGAACGAGACTAACTCTACCGACGATACAACAGTGGACAGCTCCAGCAACTCAGGCGGCAGCCGCAAGAGTTCAGGAGGTTCGTCCGGAGGCGGTGGTGGAGGGTCCCCTGAGCCTGCAAAGAATGTTGAAGTTAAGGAGCTCTCCCAGGTCTTTATCACAAACGGTAAGGCTGTTAAGTTCGAGTTCAAAAACAATGCAACCTGCGTGGTCTCTGTAGACTTCGACGCGATCAGGAACGCAGGCAAGACCACAACTATTGTCGAGCAGCTAAAAAACAAGTCCGCCCTGGTCCCTGAACTTCCTGCAGGTGAGACGTACAAATCCTTTAATGTCTGGGTTGGTAACAGCGGATATGCAACCTCAAAGAATATAGAGGACCCTGGCCTGACCTTCAGGGTGGAAAAAGCCTGGATTAAAGACAATCAGGTAGAGCAGGACACAATCACCCTGAGCAGGTACGTGGATGAGGACGAGCATGATGGCAAGGATGGTGCCTGGACAGAACTGAATTCAACTCAAGCCGGAGAGGATGATAAGTTCCTGTACTTCTCAGCAGAAACCCCAGGGTATGGTTCGTTTGCAATTTCCGGAGCTCCTACCCTGAAAGCCCCGGGAAAGCAAGTCCTTGAGCTGCAGGCTGAGAACAGGACGGTTGGATCCGTGAACGCTTCAGAGGAAGAGGACAAAGGGGCTGAGGAAAGCAACGGGGTTGGAAAAACTCTTATAAACATCGGAATTGTAACCTGTGCCCTTGTAGTCGTAATAGGACTGGCATTAAAAGGCGCAAAGAAGTAA
- a CDS encoding CRISPR-associated helicase/endonuclease Cas3 — MVILAKTDPDETLLEHTEKALMVFKSIKDAYPETPKICGVPEFWEHLFYSIFFHDFGKAASGFQKALSGMEKWKYRHEILSAGFVSGLEYDNQPKDAIAMAIITHHKDVSYLREMFQTYPSPVGKKRYTEKLQELTPNFEELREIQRKIPEISGKYLGFELNKFRERESIEEMVDSYKNTVLPYKKQLENDELTSLHGKYGIFLKGFLTACDHLASGGKYGLLCGIEDMKAVYNFSEMRKTQSQASETKGDAFLIAPTGSGKTEASLFWSHANQNLSKSKRVFYLLPYTASINAMYKRLQRDFKDPELTGIQHGKAMYYLYRSFEDEEDYLIATEKAEQVKNLTDKIYRPYKIATPHQILKSMFGIRGFEQNLAEMSNALFIMDEIHAYDAHTTALILETLKILKEYQASFLIMSATLPSFLKEMFKRELGITTEISFTESELNEFTRHRVSVLKGGIFDNLDLIQKELDDNKKVLVVCNTVAQAQKIYTLLSEGIENCGLIHGRFILRDREEIESKLENLNLLVGTQAIEVSLNIDYDVLFSEPAPLDALIQRFGRVNRKGWEEKIIKPVYVFEQGSENDKYVYKNQEIVSKSLELLSKEDILGESRIQKLVDEVYSSGYQSSDLASFEMVKKNFPKFHSRIFPFINEKENKEEFYNLYQSVEVVPIQYKLEYLEEIENRRYFEAMKYVASISVGQYKKLMHNNQLEIDSDMIFASVEYSPELGLLLASEETILGIF, encoded by the coding sequence ATGGTAATTCTTGCTAAAACAGATCCCGACGAAACTCTGCTGGAACATACAGAAAAAGCTCTTATGGTTTTCAAAAGCATAAAGGATGCTTACCCTGAAACGCCTAAGATCTGTGGAGTGCCTGAATTCTGGGAGCATCTTTTCTATTCTATTTTTTTCCATGACTTTGGAAAGGCTGCATCAGGATTTCAAAAAGCTCTCTCTGGAATGGAAAAATGGAAATACAGGCATGAAATTCTCTCTGCAGGTTTTGTTTCTGGGCTTGAATATGATAATCAACCTAAAGATGCCATAGCCATGGCAATAATCACGCACCATAAAGATGTATCTTATTTGCGAGAAATGTTTCAGACGTATCCAAGCCCGGTTGGCAAAAAAAGGTATACTGAAAAGCTGCAGGAATTAACTCCTAACTTTGAAGAACTCAGGGAAATTCAAAGAAAAATTCCAGAAATCAGCGGGAAATACCTGGGTTTTGAATTAAATAAATTTAGAGAAAGAGAATCAATAGAAGAAATGGTTGATTCTTATAAAAATACCGTACTACCCTATAAAAAGCAGCTTGAAAACGATGAATTAACAAGTTTGCATGGAAAATACGGAATATTTCTTAAAGGGTTTTTAACAGCCTGCGACCATCTTGCATCAGGAGGAAAGTACGGCTTATTATGTGGAATTGAAGACATGAAAGCTGTATACAATTTTTCCGAAATGAGAAAGACTCAGAGTCAAGCTTCAGAAACAAAAGGAGATGCCTTTTTAATCGCACCTACTGGAAGTGGAAAAACAGAAGCTTCGTTGTTCTGGAGTCATGCAAACCAGAATCTTAGCAAGTCTAAAAGGGTCTTTTACCTGCTTCCCTATACTGCCAGCATAAATGCAATGTATAAACGGCTTCAAAGGGATTTTAAAGACCCTGAACTTACCGGTATTCAACATGGAAAAGCTATGTACTATCTGTACCGGAGCTTTGAGGATGAAGAAGATTACTTGATTGCAACTGAAAAGGCAGAGCAGGTAAAAAACCTCACAGATAAAATTTACAGGCCTTATAAAATAGCGACTCCCCATCAAATTCTTAAATCCATGTTTGGAATTCGAGGTTTTGAGCAGAACCTTGCAGAAATGTCTAATGCTCTTTTTATAATGGACGAAATCCATGCTTATGATGCTCATACAACTGCTCTGATACTTGAAACTTTAAAGATCTTAAAAGAGTATCAAGCTAGTTTTTTGATTATGTCTGCTACTCTTCCTTCTTTTCTGAAAGAAATGTTCAAGCGAGAACTGGGAATCACAACAGAAATTTCCTTTACAGAATCTGAACTTAATGAGTTTACAAGACATAGAGTTTCTGTTCTTAAAGGAGGTATTTTTGATAATTTGGATCTCATTCAAAAAGAGCTTGATGATAACAAAAAAGTGCTTGTTGTTTGTAACACCGTGGCTCAGGCTCAGAAGATATACACCTTGCTTTCTGAAGGAATAGAAAATTGCGGCTTAATCCACGGAAGATTTATCCTCAGAGATAGGGAAGAAATTGAATCAAAATTAGAGAATCTGAATCTTCTAGTTGGCACACAGGCAATTGAGGTCTCTCTTAATATAGATTATGATGTACTGTTTTCCGAGCCAGCTCCTCTCGATGCCCTTATCCAAAGGTTTGGAAGAGTTAATCGAAAAGGATGGGAAGAAAAAATAATCAAACCTGTATATGTTTTTGAACAAGGATCTGAAAATGACAAATATGTTTACAAAAACCAGGAAATAGTCTCTAAAAGTCTGGAGCTGTTAAGCAAAGAGGATATTCTGGGAGAAAGCAGAATTCAAAAACTTGTGGATGAAGTTTATTCTAGTGGGTATCAGAGCTCTGATCTGGCATCTTTCGAAATGGTAAAAAAGAACTTCCCCAAGTTTCATAGCAGAATTTTTCCCTTTATAAATGAAAAAGAAAATAAGGAAGAATTTTATAACCTATACCAATCAGTTGAAGTTGTTCCAATTCAGTATAAACTTGAATATCTTGAGGAGATAGAAAATAGAAGATATTTTGAAGCTATGAAGTATGTTGCCTCGATAAGCGTTGGTCAATACAAAAAACTAATGCACAACAATCAACTAGAGATTGATTCTGACATGATATTCGCAAGTGTTGAATATAGTCCTGAGTTGGGTCTTTTGTTGGCTTCGGAGGAGACTATTTTAGGGATTTTCTAA
- the cas5b gene encoding type I-B CRISPR-associated protein Cas5b: MKVLRIKIEGWTASFRYPGFISGFQPTLPVPPVSTVYGLISAARGELTVPADVNIGYVFDFESKAVDLETIYELSPGLSAKSNVIKREFLYNPTLYLYLDRPDFEKHFRKPRYPLLFGRSGDLAKVSELKELELEEEAGKRLGKTILPFGIKGAYGLVQALPSHFTDTIPRKAVGVKPYLLMDEFFVYPEKCLFDPEMDWAVWLHKN; this comes from the coding sequence ATGAAAGTTTTAAGGATCAAAATTGAGGGCTGGACCGCATCTTTCAGGTATCCGGGTTTTATAAGCGGTTTCCAGCCTACTCTTCCAGTTCCTCCCGTAAGTACTGTATACGGGTTGATTTCAGCAGCAAGAGGAGAGTTAACTGTCCCTGCCGATGTGAATATTGGTTATGTATTTGACTTTGAGAGTAAAGCCGTAGACCTTGAAACTATCTACGAATTAAGTCCAGGACTTTCTGCAAAATCAAATGTAATAAAAAGAGAATTCCTGTATAATCCTACACTCTATCTCTACCTTGATAGGCCCGATTTTGAGAAACACTTCCGTAAGCCTCGATATCCCCTTCTCTTTGGCAGATCTGGAGACCTGGCAAAAGTTTCAGAATTAAAAGAATTGGAACTTGAAGAAGAGGCTGGGAAGAGATTAGGAAAAACAATTCTTCCCTTTGGAATCAAAGGCGCATATGGTTTAGTTCAGGCTCTCCCAAGTCATTTTACAGATACAATTCCCAGAAAAGCCGTAGGGGTAAAGCCATATCTTTTGATGGATGAGTTTTTTGTCTATCCTGAAAAGTGCTTGTTCGACCCGGAAATGGATTGGGCGGTCTGGCTTCATAAGAATTGA
- the cas7i gene encoding type I-B CRISPR-associated protein Cas7/Cst2/DevR, which translates to MTRTVNGFMLIDAPHSALNNAGNDSSERTENIVRVKVIRKGRKVYPYVSGQALRYWWRTTLEEKFDWKVSPIEREKKIAFTNANPVEYDDDDVFGYMRALKKADGGTVTRLSVLKNSPLVSVTGQVPTEDFGVMARHEGDPVPYEHEFYSTVLKGIFSLDLGNIGVFYKSEKTGYKNMYPELEAIAEKNGAAQVESKWVMPAEVRTKRAKDVLKALPYLAGGAKQTSHLTDVSPKLLILVGIDGGNHLFMNLVREENGEASLDIEALEDVISDYSDILLTDIYIGRRKGFMEELDPVLKALTEKYAGNSPKVIYGSINETVDSFVQVIPGLMG; encoded by the coding sequence ATGACACGCACGGTAAACGGTTTCATGCTTATTGATGCTCCCCATTCAGCATTAAACAACGCAGGAAATGACAGCAGTGAGCGGACAGAAAATATTGTCAGAGTAAAGGTGATTAGGAAAGGAAGAAAAGTTTATCCGTATGTCTCGGGCCAGGCTCTCAGGTACTGGTGGCGGACTACCTTGGAAGAAAAATTCGACTGGAAAGTTTCTCCTATCGAGCGCGAGAAGAAAATAGCATTTACAAATGCTAATCCTGTCGAATATGATGATGACGATGTTTTTGGATATATGAGGGCTCTCAAAAAAGCAGATGGTGGCACTGTTACAAGACTTTCGGTCCTGAAAAATTCGCCTCTCGTTTCTGTTACAGGCCAGGTTCCTACAGAAGATTTCGGAGTAATGGCTCGCCACGAAGGCGATCCTGTTCCTTATGAACACGAATTTTATTCCACTGTTTTGAAAGGGATCTTTTCACTCGACCTTGGCAATATAGGTGTGTTCTACAAAAGTGAAAAAACTGGGTACAAAAACATGTATCCTGAACTCGAAGCAATTGCAGAGAAGAATGGAGCTGCACAAGTAGAAAGTAAGTGGGTAATGCCTGCCGAAGTCAGGACAAAAAGAGCAAAAGATGTTTTAAAAGCTCTTCCGTATCTCGCAGGCGGTGCGAAACAAACTTCGCATCTTACTGACGTCTCTCCAAAGCTTCTCATACTTGTAGGAATAGACGGTGGAAATCACCTATTCATGAATCTCGTCAGAGAGGAAAACGGAGAAGCTTCTCTGGATATTGAAGCTCTGGAAGACGTAATTTCCGATTATTCAGATATCCTGTTGACTGATATCTATATCGGAAGGCGTAAAGGTTTCATGGAGGAGCTCGATCCCGTACTTAAAGCCCTAACTGAAAAATATGCGGGCAACAGTCCGAAAGTAATTTACGGCTCTATAAACGAAACAGTTGATTCTTTTGTGCAAGTGATTCCCGGGCTGATGGGGTAA